Proteins from a genomic interval of Rosa chinensis cultivar Old Blush chromosome 2, RchiOBHm-V2, whole genome shotgun sequence:
- the LOC112190288 gene encoding uncharacterized protein LOC112190288 isoform X1, giving the protein MSNRTYESSSEMDRHDVDIGGVPYVVMVENLEKGISPFTIMEFIHQQVSISCQVLVSPSLSSEAYARGTITVNSKKNLDKLSGFLENPDHSIISSKGRPWVITEKRLAHDISLASIQAFIANYQTMLRSRKIETSNELKVVLSGTEEFNTAMLLKNLFWEFVNHQARLHQRLLTEEAKISQLFDAEEM; this is encoded by the exons ATGAGTAATAGAACTTATGAAAGTTCTTCTGAAATGGATCGACACGACGTGGATATTGGAGGGGT TCCCTATGTAGTAATGGTGGAAAATCTTGAGAAGGGGATATCACCATTTACAATTATGGAATTTATCCATCAGCAAGTTTCAATATCATGTCAAGTACTTGTATCTCCAAGTTTGTCGTCGGAGGCATATGCAAGAGGAACCATCACTGTGAACAGCAAAAAGAATCTGGACAAGTTGTCTGGGTTTTTGGAGAATCCAGATCACAGCATCATTTCTTCAAAGGGAAG GCCTTGGGTAATTACTGAGAAACGGCTAGCACATGATATTTCATTGGCTTCAATTCAAGCCTTCATTGCTAACTATCAG ACTATGTTAAGGAGTAGAAAAATTGAAACGAGCAATGAATTGAAGGTTGTCCTCTCTGGAACTGAAGAATTCAACACAGCCATGCTGCTGAAGAATTTATTTTGGGAATTTGTTAATCATCAAGCTCGACTTCACCAGAGGTTACTTACTGAAGAGGCAAAGATCTCTCAACTATTTGATGCAGAAGAGATGTGA
- the LOC112190288 gene encoding uncharacterized protein LOC112190288 isoform X2 has translation MVENLEKGISPFTIMEFIHQQVSISCQVLVSPSLSSEAYARGTITVNSKKNLDKLSGFLENPDHSIISSKGRPWVITEKRLAHDISLASIQAFIANYQTMLRSRKIETSNELKVVLSGTEEFNTAMLLKNLFWEFVNHQARLHQRLLTEEAKISQLFDAEEM, from the exons ATGGTGGAAAATCTTGAGAAGGGGATATCACCATTTACAATTATGGAATTTATCCATCAGCAAGTTTCAATATCATGTCAAGTACTTGTATCTCCAAGTTTGTCGTCGGAGGCATATGCAAGAGGAACCATCACTGTGAACAGCAAAAAGAATCTGGACAAGTTGTCTGGGTTTTTGGAGAATCCAGATCACAGCATCATTTCTTCAAAGGGAAG GCCTTGGGTAATTACTGAGAAACGGCTAGCACATGATATTTCATTGGCTTCAATTCAAGCCTTCATTGCTAACTATCAG ACTATGTTAAGGAGTAGAAAAATTGAAACGAGCAATGAATTGAAGGTTGTCCTCTCTGGAACTGAAGAATTCAACACAGCCATGCTGCTGAAGAATTTATTTTGGGAATTTGTTAATCATCAAGCTCGACTTCACCAGAGGTTACTTACTGAAGAGGCAAAGATCTCTCAACTATTTGATGCAGAAGAGATGTGA